The Methylomonas montana genome has a window encoding:
- the bfr gene encoding bacterioferritin produces the protein MQGDKQVITHLNELLAGELTAIDQYFIHSRMYENWGLSKLYERIGHEMQDETNHADALIKRILFLEGTPDLSKREPLAVGATVPEMLKNDLAVEYKVVADLRKVIVYCESVRDFQTREILEVMLDDTEEDHAHWLEKQLGLINLIGLENYLQSQI, from the coding sequence ATGCAAGGCGACAAACAAGTCATAACGCATTTAAACGAATTACTGGCCGGTGAGCTAACGGCTATCGACCAATATTTCATCCATTCCCGGATGTATGAGAACTGGGGCTTGAGCAAATTATACGAGCGTATCGGTCACGAAATGCAGGATGAAACCAACCATGCCGATGCGTTGATCAAACGGATTTTATTTCTGGAAGGCACACCGGATTTATCCAAACGCGAGCCGCTGGCCGTGGGGGCCACGGTGCCGGAAATGCTGAAAAACGATTTAGCGGTCGAATACAAGGTGGTTGCCGATTTGCGCAAAGTGATTGTCTATTGCGAAAGCGTCCGCGATTTCCAAACCAGGGAAATACTGGAAGTGATGCTGGACGACACCGAGGAAGATCACGCCCACTGGCTGGAAAAACAATTGGGCCTGATTAACCTAATCGGCTTGGAAAATTATCTGC
- a CDS encoding CobW family GTP-binding protein, with amino-acid sequence MPKPTTPNKIPVIVLTGFLGSGKTTLLNQLLADKPKTAVVINEFGSTPIDQDLLQQTGMPLTTLAGGCLCCQIKGTLAPTLKNLWMAWNQAKDKPFERMIIEASGVASPEPILDTLLRERWLAGRYRLQSVITTLAIPSAIEQLDNFAEARAQVAWADALLLTHADLADAEQQAALDEYLRLIAPATPRQLAMPGAYRADTLLAQASPFTRRLPNANPLPAHGFQSLSLHLQQALPWPQLQAILQDLLARHPTDLLRIKGVVYLSKQTEPVVIQAAANRLYPATALPSRPADDRRGRLVFIANGDIERLAEEIRQAFGASIASNAIKLHD; translated from the coding sequence ATGCCCAAACCCACGACTCCCAATAAAATCCCAGTCATCGTCCTCACTGGCTTCCTCGGCAGCGGCAAAACCACTTTATTAAACCAACTGCTCGCCGACAAGCCCAAAACTGCCGTCGTCATCAACGAATTCGGCAGCACTCCTATCGACCAGGATTTACTGCAACAAACCGGCATGCCATTGACAACGCTGGCCGGCGGTTGTCTGTGTTGTCAAATCAAAGGCACGCTGGCACCGACTTTAAAAAATCTGTGGATGGCCTGGAACCAGGCCAAAGACAAACCATTCGAACGAATGATCATCGAGGCCAGCGGCGTCGCCAGCCCCGAACCGATTCTGGACACGCTGCTGCGTGAGCGTTGGTTGGCCGGCCGTTATCGTTTGCAAAGCGTGATCACCACACTTGCAATACCCTCGGCCATCGAACAGCTGGATAATTTCGCGGAAGCCCGCGCTCAGGTCGCTTGGGCGGATGCCCTGCTGCTGACTCATGCCGATCTGGCCGATGCTGAACAGCAAGCTGCGCTGGATGAATACTTGCGGCTCATCGCGCCAGCCACGCCAAGACAACTGGCCATGCCGGGCGCCTATCGCGCGGACACTTTGCTCGCACAAGCCAGCCCGTTTACGCGTCGACTGCCCAACGCTAACCCTCTCCCGGCGCATGGTTTCCAAAGCCTCTCGTTACATTTGCAGCAAGCGCTGCCTTGGCCGCAACTGCAAGCGATCCTGCAGGATCTGTTGGCGCGCCATCCGACCGACTTGCTGCGCATCAAAGGCGTGGTCTATCTGTCGAAACAGACCGAACCGGTAGTCATACAAGCCGCCGCCAATCGGCTCTACCCTGCTACCGCGTTGCCGTCCCGCCCCGCCGACGACAGGCGCGGCAGGCTGGTGTTCATCGCCAATGGCGACATCGAAAGACTGGCCGAGGAAATAAGGCAAGCCTTCGGTGCCAGCATCGCGAGTAATGCCATCAAATTGCATGATTAG
- a CDS encoding TonB-dependent receptor has product MKKTTALLLMLPSPILLAEEPPIQALEEIIVTAPLQDRKSDSPVPVTVLSDDELRMKTGHSIGDTLKNELGISSQSFGPGVGTPVIRGQAGPRVRVLSNGIGGNDVSAISPDHATSVEPLLAERIEVLRGPATLLYGSGAMGGVVNVIDNRIPGRQFDKLVGAALEQRFDSSSDETSTTMKVEGGQGNIAYHLDGFYRHRNNLDIGGSGIDTAKVAITDPSLEIVDNPKGYLNNTGAEAISGSAGLSWIGAPGFAGVSINNLNNNYAIAPDGTGDETVRVAMRQNKYDFKSELNNPFKFAKSLRTRLGYTDYEHTEIANGEPGAFYTNKSYEGRIELAHQDIGPLRGVVGFQAQNSDFNATEKLSGDSIVPRSDISSYGVFAVESFDVGAVTYQLGTRVEQTDIRPNGFANLSYTPVSASASAVWKLDNRNSLNLAVTRSSRAPQVQELLSDGYHDATRSYDKGDLGLKEETSYNLDLGYRLKTDWLRAEFDLFHNWASDYIFQQRNGEFVDQDGNPCVADCVPLVTSGQGDAIFKGYEAKLIVPMMENDEGLLDLTLFSDYTRGEFVTGSDVPRMPPLRYGLQLDYAKDKLSTYLRFTRAESQPHAGDFESSTAGYFLLNVGANYQIKAYKDAKLMLFAKGNNLLDQNIRNSTSYLRNFAPEAGRGAELGFRIAY; this is encoded by the coding sequence ATGAAAAAAACCACTGCACTGCTTTTAATGCTGCCGTCCCCGATTCTTCTCGCCGAAGAACCGCCTATTCAGGCCCTTGAAGAAATCATCGTCACCGCGCCATTGCAAGATAGAAAATCGGATAGCCCGGTGCCCGTGACGGTGTTGAGCGACGATGAGCTGCGCATGAAAACCGGCCACAGCATCGGCGACACCTTGAAAAACGAACTAGGCATCAGCAGCCAATCCTTCGGACCCGGCGTCGGTACCCCGGTGATCCGCGGCCAGGCCGGCCCCAGGGTCCGCGTGCTAAGCAACGGCATCGGCGGCAATGATGTCTCGGCGATCAGTCCCGACCACGCCACCAGCGTCGAACCGTTGCTCGCCGAGCGCATCGAAGTGTTGCGTGGCCCGGCCACACTGCTCTACGGCAGCGGCGCGATGGGCGGCGTGGTCAATGTCATCGACAACCGTATCCCCGGCCGCCAGTTCGACAAGCTGGTAGGCGCCGCGCTCGAACAACGCTTCGATTCCAGCTCCGACGAAACCAGCACCACGATGAAAGTCGAGGGCGGCCAGGGCAATATTGCATATCACCTGGACGGCTTCTACCGGCATCGCAACAACTTGGACATTGGCGGCAGCGGCATAGACACCGCCAAGGTAGCCATCACCGACCCGAGCTTGGAAATCGTCGACAACCCAAAAGGCTATCTGAACAACACCGGCGCCGAAGCCATCAGCGGTTCGGCCGGCCTGTCCTGGATCGGCGCACCCGGTTTTGCCGGCGTATCAATCAATAATCTGAACAACAATTACGCCATCGCGCCGGATGGCACCGGCGACGAAACCGTGCGCGTCGCCATGCGCCAAAACAAATACGATTTTAAAAGCGAGTTGAACAACCCGTTTAAATTTGCCAAAAGCCTGCGGACCAGGCTCGGTTACACCGATTATGAACATACCGAAATCGCCAACGGCGAACCCGGCGCCTTTTACACCAACAAATCCTACGAAGGCCGTATCGAGCTGGCGCATCAAGACATCGGTCCGCTGCGCGGCGTGGTGGGATTTCAAGCCCAGAACAGCGACTTCAATGCCACCGAGAAACTCAGCGGCGACAGCATCGTGCCGCGTTCGGACATCAGCAGCTACGGCGTTTTCGCCGTCGAATCCTTCGATGTCGGTGCGGTGACTTATCAACTGGGCACCCGTGTCGAGCAAACCGATATTCGCCCGAACGGTTTCGCCAATCTCAGTTATACCCCAGTCAGCGCCTCCGCCTCCGCCGTGTGGAAACTGGATAATCGCAATAGTCTGAATCTAGCGGTCACCCGTTCGTCGCGGGCACCGCAGGTTCAAGAACTACTCTCCGACGGTTACCACGACGCCACCCGTAGCTACGATAAAGGCGATCTCGGTTTAAAAGAAGAAACCTCTTACAACCTGGACTTAGGCTACCGTTTAAAAACCGACTGGTTGCGCGCGGAATTCGACTTATTCCATAACTGGGCCAGCGATTATATCTTCCAACAACGCAACGGCGAATTCGTCGACCAAGACGGCAATCCTTGCGTGGCTGACTGCGTGCCGCTAGTCACCAGCGGCCAAGGCGACGCTATTTTCAAAGGCTATGAAGCCAAGCTGATCGTACCGATGATGGAAAATGATGAAGGCTTGCTAGACTTGACTTTATTCAGCGATTACACCCGCGGCGAGTTCGTCACCGGCAGCGACGTACCGCGCATGCCGCCGCTGCGTTACGGCCTGCAACTGGATTACGCCAAAGATAAATTATCGACCTATCTTCGCTTCACCCGCGCCGAATCGCAGCCGCATGCCGGCGATTTCGAATCATCCACCGCCGGCTATTTCTTGCTCAATGTCGGCGCTAACTATCAAATCAAGGCCTATAAAGACGCCAAGCTGATGCTCTTCGCCAAAGGCAACAATTTGCTGGATCAAAACATCCGCAACTCAACATCGTACTTGCGAAATTTTGCGCCGGAAGCCGGACGCGGCGCGGAACTGGGGTTTAGGATTGCGTATTGA
- a CDS encoding acetate/propionate family kinase, with protein sequence MKILVLNAGSSSVKYRLFDMSDRAVLVAGLIERIGEESPHHHYRLGRADPIDVKIAGHNHQQALQALFETLSACAMLNDPSELACIGHRVVHGGEYFREPALIDAQVIQHITEVIPLAPLHNPAHLLGIQEAIRQMENIPQVAVFDTAFHQTLPDYAYRYPLPAHLYTEHGVRRYGFHGTSHRYVAEQAAQCLGKPLSETNLITLHLGNGASVAAIKNGESIDTSMGMTPLEGLMMGSRCGDIDPAIHFYLSRALNLSNEAIEALLNKDSGCKGICGENDMRTIHRMAEAGDDHARLALAMYAYRIKKYIGAYFAVLGRVDALVFTGGIGENDAWLRQQCCADMALFGIAIDEQKNLNPTHPCGNIGRDDSRLAILVIATDEELEIAIQAMECLRNRNHSSR encoded by the coding sequence ATGAAAATTCTGGTGCTCAACGCCGGCAGCTCTTCGGTTAAATACCGCTTGTTCGATATGTCCGACCGCGCGGTATTGGTTGCCGGTCTCATCGAACGTATCGGCGAAGAATCGCCCCACCATCATTACCGGCTAGGCCGTGCCGACCCCATCGATGTCAAAATCGCCGGCCATAATCACCAACAAGCCTTGCAGGCGCTGTTCGAGACCTTGTCGGCTTGCGCGATGCTGAACGACCCGTCCGAATTGGCTTGTATCGGTCATCGGGTGGTGCATGGCGGCGAATATTTTCGCGAACCGGCCTTGATCGATGCACAGGTTATCCAGCATATTACCGAGGTGATTCCACTAGCGCCGCTGCATAACCCGGCTCATCTGTTGGGTATCCAGGAAGCGATCCGGCAAATGGAAAATATTCCGCAAGTGGCGGTATTCGATACCGCGTTTCATCAAACCTTACCGGATTATGCCTATCGCTATCCTCTGCCCGCCCATCTATATACCGAACATGGGGTAAGACGTTACGGCTTCCACGGCACCTCGCACCGTTATGTCGCCGAGCAAGCCGCGCAATGTCTCGGCAAACCCTTGTCGGAAACCAATCTGATCACGCTGCATCTGGGCAATGGCGCCAGTGTCGCGGCCATCAAAAACGGCGAGAGTATCGATACTTCGATGGGTATGACACCCTTGGAAGGCCTGATGATGGGTAGCCGCTGCGGCGACATCGACCCGGCGATTCATTTTTATCTAAGCCGCGCGCTGAATCTGTCCAACGAGGCCATCGAAGCCTTGTTGAATAAAGATAGCGGTTGCAAAGGCATTTGCGGCGAGAACGATATGCGCACCATTCACCGCATGGCTGAGGCCGGCGACGATCATGCTCGGCTGGCATTGGCGATGTATGCGTATCGGATCAAGAAATATATCGGCGCGTATTTTGCGGTGCTGGGCCGCGTCGATGCACTGGTATTCACCGGCGGCATCGGCGAAAACGATGCCTGGCTACGCCAGCAATGCTGCGCCGACATGGCACTCTTCGGCATAGCCATCGACGAGCAGAAAAACTTAAATCCCACCCACCCCTGCGGTAATATCGGTAGAGACGACTCCCGGTTAGCGATCCTGGTCATCGCTACCGACGAGGAACTGGAAATAGCCATACAGGCCATGGAATGTCTGAGAAACCGGAATCACAGCAGCCGCTGA
- a CDS encoding DUF2380 domain-containing protein — MITKPRILYLMLSLLSFGGVAQTRIAVLDFELKDLTLAPGVPEELMRTASIKPLLEKELKSAGYTIVEVASQTQQAANSGVGYLFDHADAAAQLGKQVDADYVLVGRLHKPSFLFAYLMGHLVRVADAKLIGDYISESKGPNAKLTIKAVESLAGKIDHDLDRRYSPPPPSKLAP, encoded by the coding sequence ATGATAACCAAACCCCGGATACTCTATTTAATGCTGAGTTTGCTCAGCTTTGGCGGCGTGGCACAAACCCGCATCGCGGTCTTGGATTTTGAATTAAAAGACCTGACGCTCGCGCCGGGTGTCCCAGAGGAATTGATGCGCACCGCGTCGATCAAACCCTTATTGGAAAAAGAATTAAAATCCGCCGGCTATACGATCGTCGAGGTTGCTAGTCAAACGCAACAAGCCGCCAATAGCGGCGTCGGCTATTTATTCGATCATGCCGATGCCGCCGCTCAGTTGGGCAAGCAAGTCGATGCCGATTACGTACTGGTCGGCCGCTTGCATAAACCCAGCTTTCTGTTTGCCTATCTGATGGGCCATCTGGTCAGGGTCGCCGACGCTAAACTGATAGGCGACTATATTTCCGAATCCAAAGGCCCCAACGCTAAATTAACTATCAAAGCCGTGGAAAGTCTGGCCGGCAAAATAGACCACGATCTGGATCGGCGCTACAGCCCTCCGCCGCCGTCGAAACTTGCGCCCTAA
- the pta gene encoding phosphate acetyltransferase — protein sequence MNLSPPNTQSEPLIAQDIYIAGVDEGNGKSLIMLAMIEMLSGYADKIGFFRPIIQGSPDKDDLIQFISQRYQLAMPLDALYGCTSDEARQLLATEQYDELLKTILAKYRTLKSQCDHVLCVGSDYRHGNAIFEFDFNADVANNLGCLMMPVMQGENRSNEQILNGLASLKHELHEHDCELLATVIIGVAPNQIDSVRHSLDHSGTFPVYVVPAESSLNKPTVGNIANAIGAKVFSGESAAMSRDVYHYKVAAMLVPDFLDYVETGDLIITPGDRSDIIMASLMAYNSANYPQIAGLLLTGHQQPAPQVQKLIDGLGDTPFAVLGVESDTFTTALRVSQVVARLHAQDDRKVAAALGLIENNINMVELRLRLCSKVSHKTTPLMFEYDLLQRAKAKKQHIVLPEGNEERILRAAEILLLRDVVKLTLLGNEAEIRQKIQAMALKLDNVNIIDPISSELRPLFAETYYQARKHKCILYDTAFDLMADPAYFGTLMIHLGYADGMVSGAVHSTQHTIRPAFEIIKTKPGASIVSSVFFMCLEDRVLVYGDCAVIPNPNAQQLADIAINAAETARMFNIPPRVAMLSYSTGESGKGEAVDKVREAVKIAKALRPDLILEGPMQYDAAVDASVAKTKMPDSQVAGQATVFIFPDLNTGNNTYKAVQRSSGAIAVGPILQGLNKPVNDLSRGCTVTDIVSTVVITAIQAQESAKT from the coding sequence ATGAATCTATCTCCGCCGAATACCCAGAGCGAACCGTTGATTGCCCAGGATATCTATATTGCTGGTGTCGATGAAGGCAATGGTAAATCCTTGATCATGCTGGCGATGATAGAAATGCTGTCCGGTTATGCCGACAAGATCGGCTTTTTCCGGCCGATCATTCAAGGCAGTCCCGACAAAGACGACCTGATTCAATTCATCAGCCAACGCTACCAACTGGCGATGCCCCTCGACGCCCTGTATGGCTGCACTAGCGACGAGGCCCGTCAACTACTGGCCACCGAACAGTATGACGAACTACTAAAAACCATCCTCGCCAAATACCGAACCTTAAAGAGCCAATGTGATCACGTGCTATGCGTCGGCAGCGACTACCGGCACGGCAATGCCATTTTCGAATTCGATTTCAACGCCGATGTCGCCAACAACCTAGGTTGTTTGATGATGCCGGTGATGCAAGGCGAAAACCGCAGCAACGAACAAATTCTAAACGGCTTGGCCAGCCTGAAACACGAACTGCACGAGCACGACTGCGAACTGCTCGCCACCGTCATCATCGGCGTCGCACCCAACCAAATCGATAGCGTGCGCCACAGCTTGGACCATTCCGGCACGTTTCCAGTCTACGTGGTCCCAGCCGAATCGTCGCTGAATAAACCCACCGTCGGCAATATCGCCAACGCTATCGGCGCCAAAGTTTTTTCCGGCGAGAGCGCCGCGATGAGCCGCGATGTTTATCACTATAAGGTCGCGGCCATGTTGGTGCCGGACTTCCTGGATTACGTAGAAACCGGCGACCTGATCATCACACCGGGCGACCGATCCGACATCATCATGGCCAGCCTGATGGCCTACAACTCCGCCAACTATCCGCAAATTGCCGGCCTGCTGTTGACCGGCCATCAGCAACCGGCGCCGCAAGTACAAAAACTGATAGACGGTTTGGGTGATACGCCGTTCGCGGTACTCGGTGTCGAATCGGATACCTTCACCACGGCGTTACGGGTCAGCCAGGTGGTTGCCCGCCTGCACGCTCAAGACGACCGTAAGGTTGCCGCCGCGCTAGGCTTGATAGAGAACAATATCAATATGGTGGAACTGCGCCTGCGACTGTGCAGCAAGGTTTCCCATAAAACCACGCCGCTGATGTTCGAGTACGATCTGCTGCAACGCGCCAAAGCCAAGAAACAACATATCGTCTTGCCGGAAGGCAACGAGGAACGCATCCTGCGCGCGGCGGAAATTTTGCTGCTGCGCGACGTCGTCAAACTGACCCTGTTGGGCAACGAAGCCGAAATACGCCAAAAAATTCAGGCCATGGCCTTGAAGCTGGATAATGTCAACATCATCGACCCGATCAGTTCAGAGCTGCGCCCGCTGTTCGCGGAAACCTACTACCAGGCCCGCAAACACAAATGCATTCTCTACGACACCGCCTTCGATTTGATGGCCGATCCCGCCTATTTCGGCACCTTAATGATCCATCTCGGTTACGCCGACGGCATGGTATCGGGCGCCGTGCATTCCACTCAACATACCATCCGGCCGGCTTTCGAAATCATCAAAACCAAACCCGGCGCCTCGATTGTTTCCAGCGTATTTTTCATGTGCCTGGAAGATCGGGTGCTGGTTTACGGCGACTGCGCGGTCATCCCCAATCCCAACGCCCAGCAATTGGCCGACATCGCCATTAACGCTGCGGAAACCGCGCGCATGTTCAATATTCCGCCACGCGTCGCCATGTTGTCCTATTCCACTGGCGAATCCGGCAAGGGCGAGGCGGTGGATAAAGTCCGGGAAGCCGTCAAAATCGCTAAAGCACTACGTCCGGATCTGATTCTGGAAGGGCCAATGCAATACGATGCTGCCGTGGATGCCAGCGTTGCCAAGACCAAAATGCCCGACAGCCAAGTGGCCGGCCAAGCCACGGTGTTCATTTTTCCGGACCTCAATACCGGCAACAACACCTACAAAGCCGTGCAACGCTCGTCCGGCGCCATCGCGGTCGGGCCGATTCTGCAAGGCCTCAACAAACCGGTCAACGATTTAAGCCGCGGCTGCACCGTCACCGACATCGTCAGCACCGTGGTGATCACCGCTATTCAAGCTCAAGAATCCGCTAAAACATGA
- a CDS encoding FHA domain-containing protein: protein MAKFTVYFKDKAIHSGIFDSGVVHIGRDETSDLVVDSLAVAPAHAVVVIKDGTSVIKQMNEKFPLLINDHTTKEWNLKNNDVINIGKHYIVYNTTDEFSEKIFEVSPADFTDPDVRALNEKLDDANKTPDANLQVLNGVHIGRILRLKKAMTRLGHEGAGVIVIARRKDGYFLSALQGHDGLIVNRQPLGDRTVQLQNNDVIVVDSTEMQFFLD, encoded by the coding sequence ATGGCGAAATTTACCGTTTATTTTAAAGACAAAGCAATCCATTCAGGTATTTTTGATTCCGGCGTAGTGCATATTGGCCGCGATGAGACTAGTGACCTGGTGGTTGACAGTCTTGCAGTTGCCCCGGCGCATGCCGTGGTGGTGATCAAGGACGGCACTTCCGTGATCAAGCAGATGAATGAAAAATTTCCGCTGCTGATCAACGATCACACTACCAAGGAATGGAATCTGAAAAACAACGATGTCATCAATATCGGTAAACACTACATCGTGTACAACACTACCGATGAATTCTCGGAAAAAATCTTCGAGGTCTCGCCAGCCGATTTCACTGATCCTGATGTTCGCGCGCTCAACGAGAAGCTGGATGACGCCAACAAGACGCCGGACGCTAATTTGCAAGTGCTAAACGGCGTGCATATCGGTCGTATCCTGCGCTTGAAGAAAGCCATGACTCGTTTGGGACATGAGGGTGCGGGGGTGATCGTGATTGCGCGCCGGAAGGACGGTTATTTCTTGTCGGCATTGCAAGGGCACGATGGCCTGATAGTCAATAGACAGCCCTTGGGCGACCGAACCGTACAACTGCAAAATAACGATGTGATCGTCGTCGATAGCACCGAGATGCAGTTTTTCCTGGATTAA
- a CDS encoding PilZ domain-containing protein: MAFEKGEDKRRFHRIFYHADALLTGSGQSYACKIIDLSLQGCLLEVALADSRLPDDSYILKFDLSDEISISMAVVATHVDGNRVGFRCEHIDIDSISRLRRLVELNLGDSELLERELAALGDLAEHSGSSQA, translated from the coding sequence ATGGCATTTGAGAAAGGCGAAGACAAACGGCGCTTCCACCGAATTTTTTATCATGCCGATGCCTTATTGACCGGTTCTGGTCAAAGCTATGCCTGCAAAATAATCGATCTGTCCTTGCAAGGTTGTTTGTTGGAGGTTGCGCTCGCCGATTCGCGATTGCCGGACGATTCGTACATTCTAAAATTCGATTTATCCGACGAAATTAGCATCAGCATGGCAGTGGTCGCTACCCACGTCGACGGTAATCGGGTGGGATTTAGATGCGAACATATCGATATCGACAGTATTTCCCGATTGCGGCGTTTAGTGGAATTAAATCTCGGTGACAGCGAGTTATTGGAACGGGAGTTGGCGGCTTTGGGTGATTTGGCCGAGCACTCCGGGTCTTCTCAAGCATAA
- a CDS encoding protein disulfide oxidoreductase: MLKKLAFYIFAALFIFAGQFLVNQDLVNGTPPAIVQTTLANENAMQRISKGPAVLYFWAEWCGICRSMQGTVSEVLRDYPGVTVAVRSGDDAKLESYLRDKQLQWPVINDQDGSIGQRYGIKGVPALFFINAAGDIVFTTVGFTSEWGLRARLWLAGLV; encoded by the coding sequence ATGCTAAAAAAACTGGCTTTTTATATTTTTGCAGCGCTATTTATCTTCGCCGGCCAATTTCTGGTGAATCAGGATTTAGTCAATGGTACGCCACCGGCCATAGTCCAAACCACGCTAGCCAACGAAAACGCGATGCAACGCATAAGCAAAGGACCGGCAGTGTTATATTTTTGGGCGGAATGGTGCGGCATATGCCGGAGCATGCAAGGCACGGTCAGCGAAGTGTTACGCGACTATCCTGGCGTGACGGTCGCGGTGCGATCCGGTGACGACGCCAAACTGGAGAGTTATCTGCGCGACAAGCAATTACAGTGGCCGGTAATCAACGACCAGGACGGTAGCATTGGTCAACGTTACGGCATCAAAGGCGTACCGGCGCTATTTTTCATCAACGCCGCCGGCGATATCGTCTTTACGACGGTAGGTTTTACCTCGGAATGGGGGCTGCGCGCACGTTTGTGGCTGGCTGGTTTAGTATGA
- a CDS encoding M48 family metallopeptidase: MNTQTSPLLYSLRRSSRAKNTRIVVTVDKIEVVAPLKVSEHRIQAFVQTQQDWIKAALKRMADKVQATPRLAPSEYINGARIPYLGRQLPLQINVSKTKTVRIELQDGALFCVRLPADIAEEQSSVLIQAALIRWMKAQAKHHAQQLIDRHAPRFALFPRSIRIKTQKSRWGSCGPNNDINLNWLLMLAPPTMLEYVVIHELCHIKHKNHSQAFWQLVAEHLPDYRQSRLWLKQHGASLMQGL, from the coding sequence TTGAATACGCAAACCTCTCCCTTGCTTTATAGCCTGCGCCGCAGCAGCCGCGCCAAAAACACCCGTATCGTCGTCACCGTAGATAAAATCGAAGTGGTGGCGCCGCTCAAAGTGTCCGAACACCGAATTCAAGCTTTCGTGCAAACCCAACAGGACTGGATCAAGGCCGCGCTGAAACGGATGGCGGATAAGGTTCAGGCCACGCCGCGTCTGGCCCCAAGCGAATACATCAATGGCGCCCGCATTCCCTATCTCGGTCGACAATTACCGTTGCAAATTAACGTTAGCAAAACCAAAACCGTGCGCATCGAATTACAAGACGGTGCGCTATTTTGCGTAAGACTGCCAGCCGACATTGCCGAGGAACAAAGTTCCGTGCTGATCCAAGCGGCCTTGATACGCTGGATGAAAGCCCAAGCCAAACATCACGCCCAACAATTGATTGACCGGCATGCGCCGCGTTTTGCGTTGTTTCCACGGAGCATCAGAATCAAGACTCAAAAAAGTCGCTGGGGCAGTTGCGGTCCAAACAACGACATCAATCTGAATTGGCTGCTGATGTTGGCGCCACCGACGATGCTGGAATATGTGGTAATCCACGAGCTTTGCCACATCAAACACAAAAACCATTCCCAAGCGTTCTGGCAACTGGTCGCCGAGCATCTGCCAGACTACCGCCAGAGCCGGTTGTGGCTGAAACAGCACGGCGCCAGCCTGATGCAAGGCTTGTAA
- a CDS encoding transglutaminase-like cysteine peptidase gives MPAVNSRTLNAAKIIAAAVSLSCSMVLAAGLFVDQALLDKVEQKYGIAAKQRFVEWQSLIDNGKSWSDPEKLERVNDFFNRNIDFIDDIILWQKTDYWAAPTELLARGGGDCEDYSIAKYFSLVEMGVDENKLRITYVKALELNQAHMVLTYFESTRSVPLVLDNLKPAILPATERPDLQPVYSFNGTGLWLAKSKGSGQHIGGSDRLSMWSELKLRMLESPF, from the coding sequence GTGCCAGCCGTTAACAGTCGAACTTTAAACGCCGCGAAAATTATTGCCGCCGCTGTTAGCCTGAGTTGTAGTATGGTGCTGGCGGCGGGCTTATTCGTCGACCAAGCCTTGCTGGATAAAGTAGAGCAAAAATACGGGATCGCCGCCAAGCAACGCTTCGTCGAATGGCAAAGCCTGATCGACAATGGCAAAAGCTGGTCCGATCCAGAGAAGCTAGAGCGGGTTAACGATTTCTTCAACCGCAATATCGACTTTATCGACGACATCATCCTGTGGCAAAAAACCGATTACTGGGCCGCGCCGACCGAACTCCTGGCCCGAGGCGGCGGCGATTGCGAGGATTATTCGATCGCCAAATATTTCTCGCTGGTGGAAATGGGCGTTGATGAGAACAAATTGCGGATCACTTACGTCAAGGCGCTGGAACTCAACCAAGCGCATATGGTATTGACTTATTTCGAATCGACGCGCTCAGTGCCCTTGGTGCTGGATAATCTAAAACCCGCCATTTTGCCGGCAACGGAGCGCCCAGACTTGCAGCCAGTCTACAGTTTCAACGGTACCGGATTATGGCTAGCCAAAAGCAAAGGTTCCGGGCAACATATTGGCGGCTCGGACCGTTTGAGCATGTGGTCCGAACTTAAATTAAGAATGCTGGAATCGCCTTTTTGA